One Lysinibacillus fusiformis genomic window carries:
- a CDS encoding DMT family transporter — translation MERLKGLIFIISGSMLWGATGPLMEWLLNHTPLTVSFMLTIRLSVAGIVLLTYLMLTGKNIFAIWQQKTWSRQLIIFGVAGMLGVQYAFVAAINESNAVLATLLQFLAPIFVVAYVSLSLKKWPPKYQVLGIIGTLGGLFLLLTNASFDALLVSNKALLWGVAVGLTFAFYTLYPARLMKEWSVLLVVGWGMLIGGLTLGIVSRIWQSNQWLVFMDLKVTGLIIALIVFGTIAFVLFLSSMKYITAVETSILSSIEPLTAMVISVIMFGTSLGFWQLMGVFVMLVCVTWLSIAGEKA, via the coding sequence ATGGAACGGTTAAAAGGATTAATTTTTATTATTTCTGGTTCGATGCTGTGGGGGGCAACAGGACCTTTAATGGAATGGTTGCTCAATCATACGCCATTAACAGTTTCTTTTATGTTAACAATTCGTTTGTCAGTTGCAGGTATTGTATTACTCACATACTTAATGTTAACAGGAAAAAATATTTTTGCTATATGGCAACAAAAAACATGGAGTAGACAGCTTATCATCTTTGGAGTAGCAGGGATGTTGGGTGTACAATATGCCTTCGTAGCAGCGATAAATGAAAGCAATGCGGTACTAGCTACCTTACTTCAGTTTTTAGCGCCAATCTTTGTTGTTGCTTATGTCTCTCTTAGTTTAAAGAAATGGCCACCTAAATATCAAGTATTAGGGATTATTGGTACACTAGGGGGATTATTTTTATTACTAACGAACGCTTCATTTGACGCTTTGTTAGTTAGTAATAAAGCCTTATTATGGGGAGTAGCGGTAGGCTTAACTTTTGCATTCTACACACTATATCCAGCACGTCTCATGAAAGAATGGAGTGTACTGCTTGTTGTGGGCTGGGGTATGTTAATTGGTGGTCTAACGTTAGGAATTGTAAGTAGAATTTGGCAATCAAATCAGTGGCTCGTTTTTATGGATTTGAAGGTTACAGGTTTAATAATCGCATTAATTGTCTTCGGCACAATCGCTTTTGTCCTTTTTTTAAGCAGCATGAAATATATTACAGCTGTAGAGACGAGTATCCTATCAAGTATTGAACCGTTAACGGCTATGGTTATTTCTGTAATAATGTTTGGTACGTCATTAGGATTTTGGCAATTAATGGGTGTGTTTGTTATGCTTGTTTGTGTAACATGGCTTTCCATTGCCGGTGAAAAAGCATAA
- a CDS encoding threonine/serine exporter family protein produces MNLNEADNEFTIDCLLLAGRIMIEGGAETYRVEDTMLRMAQSQNMLDAQCYATPTGIIFSLGKTQPTRITSISSRVTDLQKIALVNSVSRRLTSHIITLDEAYDELKSIQKTNYFLPIYMQVLSAALASGCFLIMFKGGWSDFPAAFIAGGLGFLMLVLMNYLTKVKFFSEFSASLVIGLIAFFAVKSGYGAEIDKIIISSVMPLVPGILITNAVRDLMAGHFMSGMAKGAEAFLTAFAIGAAIAVILSF; encoded by the coding sequence ATGAACTTAAATGAAGCGGATAATGAGTTTACAATTGACTGCTTGTTACTCGCAGGACGTATCATGATCGAAGGTGGTGCGGAAACATACCGTGTGGAGGATACGATGCTGCGTATGGCACAGTCTCAAAATATGCTTGATGCTCAATGTTATGCTACACCTACTGGTATCATTTTTTCGTTAGGTAAGACACAGCCGACGAGAATCACTTCAATTTCCAGCAGAGTTACAGATTTGCAAAAAATTGCATTGGTAAATTCAGTATCTCGTAGACTCACATCTCACATAATAACATTAGATGAGGCTTATGACGAGTTAAAGTCGATACAAAAAACAAATTATTTTTTACCAATTTATATGCAAGTTTTATCAGCCGCTCTTGCAAGTGGTTGTTTTCTTATAATGTTTAAAGGCGGATGGTCGGATTTTCCTGCTGCGTTTATAGCGGGAGGGCTAGGATTCCTTATGTTGGTGTTGATGAATTATTTAACAAAGGTGAAATTTTTCTCTGAATTCTCTGCTTCGTTAGTAATTGGTCTTATTGCCTTTTTCGCAGTAAAATCTGGATACGGTGCAGAAATAGACAAAATCATTATTAGTTCTGTCATGCCACTTGTACCGGGTATCTTAATTACGAATGCGGTGAGGGATTTAATGGCAGGTCATTTTATGTCAGGGATGGCAAAGGGAGCAGAGGCGTTTTTAACAGCATTTGCGATCGGTGCAGCAATTGCCGTCATCCTATCATTTTAG
- the helD gene encoding RNA polymerase recycling motor HelD: MTAQHPDFQAELERLTYTKNYMQQILNESQRDLQSAQENIRKSMADLDYLDSSLSYLNILANARFFEMARNQKEGLEAVQKKPYFARIHFQKTGDPEEFLYIGKTSLFHRETHEPIIVDWRSPVANVYYDGRLGDMEYDVRGEVHKGHLFAKRQYKIEDGQLLDIRDIDLTTNDELLQEALAGKADVRLTEIVSTIQKEQNEIIRAHLRQPIIVQGAAGSGKTTIALHRISYFLYTMGENFNPEQLMILAPNKLFIDYIGDVLPELGVDKICQTTFSDYVLAATKLKLKLRNPNEQLESLVSDGANQPTAWISEIKGSLYYRDVMERYVQKIEHEIAAQFEDVFIEKYLIMRASHLKKLFLYEFSYMPIEKRLAHIKKVMASHVRQKKQAVLNMLHAKYDEALGKALNGIRDDEKRRRVVTKYIDERDERIPAIEKETKSTVSAYMRRFAKYNIKTLYRTLLTNAELLAELAPEWHYLEQQQFLQVHVKEQWVSEDLAAIYYLQARIKGIADEWKMRVVFIDEVQDYSLFQLAALKTGLETDMFTMVGDLAQGIHSYRSLTAWEPVQNLFPRASFRTLQKSYRTTIEIMEVANEILAQMDEQLPLVKPVVRHGNPPTFVQAAYFNAQQIGQIFDSIRANGHQSIALICKTTVDAIGMHQALTDYGITSQLLTEDESINQQMLLVVPSHLAKGLEFDAVIVAAFNTPFFDSKIDRKLLYVALTRAMHELYLIGPTKKTFLLEN; the protein is encoded by the coding sequence ATGACTGCACAACACCCAGATTTTCAAGCTGAACTGGAGCGGCTCACCTACACCAAAAACTATATGCAACAAATTTTAAACGAGTCTCAAAGAGATTTGCAATCTGCACAGGAAAATATTCGTAAGTCGATGGCAGATCTTGATTATTTAGATTCGAGTTTGAGCTATTTGAACATCTTAGCAAACGCTCGCTTCTTTGAAATGGCTCGCAATCAAAAAGAAGGCTTAGAGGCTGTTCAAAAAAAGCCTTATTTCGCCCGTATCCATTTCCAAAAAACCGGAGATCCAGAAGAGTTCTTATATATTGGTAAAACATCCTTATTTCATCGTGAAACGCATGAGCCAATTATTGTTGATTGGCGTTCCCCCGTAGCAAATGTCTATTACGACGGACGACTTGGGGATATGGAATATGATGTTCGCGGAGAAGTTCACAAAGGACATTTATTTGCCAAGCGCCAATATAAAATTGAAGATGGGCAGTTGCTCGATATTCGTGATATCGACTTAACAACTAATGATGAATTACTGCAAGAGGCGTTAGCTGGCAAAGCAGATGTTCGTTTAACAGAAATCGTCTCAACTATTCAGAAAGAGCAAAATGAAATTATTCGCGCTCACCTCCGACAGCCGATTATCGTACAAGGTGCTGCAGGCAGTGGAAAAACAACGATAGCCCTCCACCGTATCTCGTACTTTTTGTACACAATGGGTGAGAATTTCAATCCGGAGCAGCTCATGATTTTAGCACCTAATAAATTATTTATTGATTATATTGGTGATGTTTTACCTGAGCTTGGTGTCGATAAAATTTGTCAAACAACGTTTTCGGACTATGTTCTAGCCGCGACAAAGCTAAAATTAAAACTACGTAACCCAAATGAACAGCTAGAGTCACTTGTTTCAGATGGTGCCAACCAGCCAACTGCTTGGATTTCTGAAATAAAAGGCTCGCTTTATTACCGTGATGTAATGGAACGATATGTGCAAAAAATTGAGCACGAAATTGCGGCACAATTTGAAGATGTATTTATTGAAAAATATCTTATTATGCGTGCTTCTCATTTAAAGAAGTTATTTTTATATGAGTTTTCCTATATGCCAATTGAGAAGAGACTCGCGCATATAAAAAAGGTGATGGCGAGCCATGTTCGTCAGAAGAAACAGGCTGTCTTAAATATGTTACATGCTAAATATGACGAAGCACTTGGTAAAGCTTTAAACGGTATTCGTGACGATGAAAAACGTCGTCGCGTTGTCACAAAGTATATCGATGAACGCGATGAACGTATTCCCGCAATTGAAAAAGAAACCAAATCAACAGTATCTGCGTACATGCGGCGCTTTGCTAAATATAATATCAAAACGCTCTACCGTACTCTTCTTACAAATGCAGAACTATTAGCAGAACTTGCTCCCGAATGGCATTATCTCGAACAACAACAGTTTTTACAAGTACATGTAAAGGAACAATGGGTGTCAGAAGATTTAGCGGCCATTTATTATTTACAAGCACGCATAAAAGGCATTGCTGATGAATGGAAAATGCGTGTCGTGTTCATTGATGAAGTACAGGACTATAGTTTATTCCAACTTGCTGCTTTAAAAACGGGGCTTGAAACAGACATGTTTACAATGGTGGGCGACCTAGCTCAAGGGATTCATAGCTATCGCTCACTAACTGCCTGGGAACCTGTACAAAATTTATTTCCACGTGCTAGCTTTCGAACGCTGCAAAAAAGCTACCGAACAACGATTGAAATCATGGAAGTCGCAAACGAAATTTTAGCGCAAATGGATGAACAACTTCCACTAGTTAAACCTGTCGTGCGTCATGGAAATCCACCAACCTTTGTGCAGGCAGCATATTTTAATGCCCAGCAAATCGGACAGATTTTTGATAGCATTCGTGCCAATGGACATCAGTCAATTGCTTTGATTTGCAAAACAACAGTCGATGCAATTGGCATGCATCAGGCACTAACGGATTACGGCATTACTTCGCAGCTACTGACAGAGGATGAGTCAATAAATCAGCAAATGTTACTCGTAGTACCAAGCCATTTAGCAAAGGGGCTTGAATTTGATGCAGTGATTGTTGCAGCCTTTAACACGCCCTTTTTTGATTCGAAAATTGACCGTAAACTTCTCTACGTTGCGTTAACGCGCGCGATGCATGAGCTATACTTAATCGGCCCAACAAAAAAGACATTTCTGTTAGAAAATTAA
- a CDS encoding EAL domain-containing protein, with protein MSQIHKSFTIDEYYLNSLPFPAFVINQEGQASIWGKNAEQLFGFSATNIKGHTTPFIHENLLRQLSLETFQSILQSEDSTYLDKIQVYTSSNEEITTALLAKPFIEQGERCILLMFMLPELMINSVSNSRTFADLKYGLDSTFMTVTLDQDGFILECNAEFLKISQWTPKRVIGKTFWQLFPDNDVSEKITNTIWRNLNNSNTWQGEVEKVTKTGQSYWVLLTAIPTFNLGTNEQQFILIEKDITKSKTIQHQLEKIAYIDTETGLMNAHRLEKVISDMIEEDRHFSFVYLSIDKFYTLKELHDQQINQSLIIEFTNRIKMYFQDSAMARINENDFVVITPLSEWFIQGFLSYLQQHPIYSSNIAVPISISGGITRFPEDQTTFSQLMKASIATITSVREAGGDKIVSLSKATHKALNRKALIEKRLLQALDQKNLKVLYQPQIDVKTGKISVVEALVRWEDEVMGVVSPDELIPIAEETGLINNIGSFMLERACEQALIWKKAGLHLKVAINSSVREFRDKNMAKSILDMLAKTGCPASLLQIEITEKFALEAEAATFITQQMRKLENEGIVFVLDDFGIGYGSFRYMQILPIDTLKIDQTFTRSILKSEKTQKLMHGMVQLGKSMELKVVAEGVETAEQADLLVTYGCDAIQGYYISKPVTPEEIEELLVK; from the coding sequence ATGAGTCAAATCCATAAATCATTTACGATTGATGAATATTATTTAAATTCACTTCCTTTTCCTGCATTTGTCATAAACCAAGAAGGACAAGCTTCTATTTGGGGAAAGAATGCTGAACAGCTATTTGGTTTTTCTGCTACTAATATTAAAGGACATACTACTCCATTCATACATGAAAATCTACTACGCCAGCTTTCATTAGAAACGTTCCAATCAATACTTCAAAGTGAGGACAGTACGTATTTAGATAAGATTCAAGTGTATACAAGTTCAAATGAAGAAATTACTACGGCATTGTTGGCTAAACCGTTTATCGAACAAGGTGAACGCTGTATCCTTTTAATGTTTATGTTACCTGAATTAATGATTAATTCTGTATCAAATAGTCGCACTTTTGCAGACTTAAAGTATGGTTTAGACTCAACATTCATGACTGTAACGCTTGACCAGGACGGATTTATTTTAGAATGTAATGCTGAATTCCTAAAAATAAGTCAATGGACACCAAAACGTGTTATCGGTAAAACATTTTGGCAACTGTTCCCTGATAACGATGTGAGTGAAAAAATAACAAATACCATCTGGCGCAATTTAAACAATAGTAATACATGGCAAGGTGAAGTCGAGAAAGTAACGAAGACTGGCCAATCCTATTGGGTACTTTTAACAGCTATTCCAACGTTTAATCTCGGAACCAATGAACAACAGTTTATTTTAATTGAGAAAGATATTACGAAATCAAAAACAATTCAGCATCAACTTGAAAAAATTGCCTATATTGATACCGAGACAGGTCTAATGAATGCACACCGTCTTGAAAAAGTGATTTCCGACATGATTGAAGAGGATAGACACTTCTCATTTGTATATTTAAGCATCGATAAATTTTACACATTAAAAGAGTTACACGATCAGCAAATTAACCAGAGCCTGATCATTGAATTTACAAATCGTATAAAAATGTATTTCCAAGACAGTGCAATGGCACGTATAAATGAAAACGATTTTGTTGTTATAACACCTTTAAGTGAGTGGTTTATTCAGGGCTTCTTATCTTACTTACAACAGCACCCAATATACAGTAGTAATATTGCTGTGCCTATTTCCATTAGCGGTGGCATTACACGCTTCCCTGAAGATCAAACAACCTTCTCTCAATTAATGAAGGCATCCATCGCAACAATTACATCGGTACGTGAGGCTGGTGGAGATAAAATTGTCTCACTATCTAAAGCAACACATAAAGCTTTAAATCGTAAGGCTTTAATTGAAAAACGCTTACTACAAGCGCTTGATCAGAAGAACCTTAAGGTGCTTTATCAGCCACAAATTGATGTTAAAACAGGCAAAATTTCTGTCGTAGAAGCACTAGTACGCTGGGAAGATGAGGTAATGGGTGTTGTTTCACCAGATGAATTGATTCCAATTGCTGAAGAAACAGGGCTCATTAACAATATCGGTTCATTTATGTTAGAAAGAGCTTGTGAGCAGGCGTTGATTTGGAAAAAAGCTGGCCTGCATTTAAAAGTAGCCATCAACTCTTCAGTACGTGAGTTTCGTGATAAAAACATGGCCAAATCCATACTTGATATGTTAGCAAAAACAGGTTGTCCTGCGAGCCTTCTTCAAATTGAAATTACAGAGAAGTTCGCTTTAGAGGCAGAAGCTGCAACCTTTATTACGCAACAAATGCGTAAGCTTGAAAACGAAGGTATTGTTTTTGTATTAGACGATTTCGGTATTGGCTATGGTTCATTCCGCTATATGCAGATTCTACCAATAGATACATTGAAAATCGATCAAACATTTACAAGGTCCATATTAAAGTCTGAAAAAACACAAAAGCTAATGCATGGCATGGTGCAATTAGGTAAATCTATGGAACTGAAGGTGGTTGCTGAAGGTGTCGAAACCGCCGAACAAGCAGATCTTTTAGTCACATATGGCTGTGATGCCATTCAGGGTTATTATATTAGTAAGCCTGTTACACCAGAGGAAATTGAGGAATTGCTTGTAAAGTAA
- a CDS encoding ABC transporter ATP-binding protein: protein MKEIFSYVRPYKWTAIFALCLMLLELFVELVQPIIMAKIIDEGVRAQNHEMIWQWGAVLLILSCLAFIAGVVNSYFSSHTAQSFAFDLRNAMFEKIQSFTLTTYQKFSTASLITRLTNDVTQVQTVLFMSLRIMLRAPLAVVGSIVMAFVVNAKLALFLVIGAPIIFVFLVFMVSKGVSYFGRVQKRVDRLNRVLQENLQAIRLVKAYLRGTYEASRFEQVASHLKIDTVKALRTMEYIMPVLLFIMNMSLLAVLWFGTKQIAAGSMPLGDIVAIVNYAMRMTGSFSMFAFIIIFYARAKASAERMAEVLAVENEVEVISTSEEASSKMKFGELAFDNVSFTYPGAENPVLSNVSFQVKSGEKLAIMGATGAGKSTLLQLIPRFYDVTSGQISVEGKDVQQWDLQELREIIGYVPQQSLLFTGSIAENIRWGDAEAEMDEVLKATMQAQIHASVEDFPNGYDTRVGQKGVNLSGGQKQRLSIARALLRKGHLLMLDDSTSALDVKTEQALWEALSDERATMLVVTQKIRTAKEADRILLIDAGEVVAYGTHDELLQSSLLYKKIAISQQEVEE from the coding sequence GTGAAAGAAATTTTTTCGTATGTAAGGCCTTATAAATGGACGGCAATATTTGCTTTATGTTTAATGTTGTTAGAATTATTTGTGGAGCTTGTTCAACCAATCATTATGGCCAAAATAATAGATGAAGGAGTACGTGCTCAAAATCATGAAATGATATGGCAATGGGGAGCAGTCTTACTCATTTTATCTTGCCTAGCTTTTATAGCAGGAGTAGTCAATTCTTATTTTTCATCGCATACAGCACAAAGCTTTGCCTTTGACTTAAGAAACGCAATGTTTGAGAAAATTCAATCGTTCACGCTTACTACATATCAAAAGTTTTCAACGGCCTCTCTGATTACTCGGTTAACGAATGATGTGACACAAGTACAGACGGTGCTATTTATGAGCCTACGTATTATGTTACGGGCACCGCTTGCAGTAGTGGGTAGTATCGTAATGGCCTTTGTCGTGAATGCAAAGCTAGCCCTTTTTTTGGTAATAGGTGCGCCGATTATTTTTGTGTTTCTTGTTTTTATGGTGTCAAAGGGTGTGTCTTATTTTGGACGAGTACAAAAACGTGTGGACCGATTAAACCGTGTACTACAGGAAAATCTACAAGCCATTCGTTTAGTGAAGGCTTATTTGCGTGGTACATATGAGGCGTCACGCTTTGAACAGGTGGCATCACATTTAAAAATAGATACGGTGAAGGCTCTACGCACCATGGAGTATATTATGCCTGTACTATTATTTATCATGAATATGAGTCTACTTGCAGTACTATGGTTTGGTACAAAGCAAATTGCTGCAGGTTCAATGCCACTCGGAGATATCGTAGCCATTGTCAATTATGCAATGCGTATGACAGGCTCGTTTTCGATGTTCGCTTTTATCATTATTTTTTATGCGCGTGCCAAAGCCTCAGCAGAACGTATGGCAGAAGTGTTGGCTGTTGAAAATGAAGTAGAGGTTATTTCTACTTCTGAAGAAGCTTCTAGCAAGATGAAGTTTGGTGAGTTAGCATTTGATAACGTGAGTTTTACGTATCCAGGTGCAGAGAACCCTGTATTGTCCAATGTGAGCTTTCAAGTAAAGTCTGGTGAGAAGTTAGCGATTATGGGAGCAACAGGAGCTGGTAAATCTACGTTATTACAACTTATTCCTCGCTTTTATGATGTGACGTCAGGTCAGATTTCAGTAGAAGGAAAAGATGTACAACAATGGGATCTACAGGAGCTGCGTGAGATCATAGGTTATGTACCTCAGCAATCTTTGTTATTTACAGGTAGCATTGCTGAAAACATTCGTTGGGGTGATGCAGAGGCTGAAATGGACGAAGTGCTTAAAGCAACTATGCAAGCGCAAATTCATGCTTCGGTTGAGGATTTTCCAAATGGTTACGATACACGTGTTGGGCAGAAGGGTGTGAATTTATCTGGAGGTCAAAAGCAACGATTATCTATCGCTAGGGCATTACTAAGGAAAGGGCATTTATTAATGCTTGATGATAGTACTAGTGCTCTTGATGTGAAAACAGAGCAGGCGTTGTGGGAGGCTTTGAGCGATGAAAGAGCAACGATGCTTGTCGTCACACAAAAAATTCGTACGGCTAAAGAGGCAGACCGCATTCTCTTAATAGATGCAGGTGAGGTGGTTGCATATGGCACGCACGATGAGCTTTTGCAGTCCTCTCTGTTATATAAAAAAATCGCAATTTCCCAACAGGAGGTGGAGGAATAA
- a CDS encoding threonine/serine exporter family protein yields the protein MDIIVQLIVSFFATAGIAIIFNVPRKTLFHCGFVGVVGWLIYFVLTERGMDVVNASFFGSFVVAIVAHMYARRFKMPMIIFIVAGIIPLVPGGMAYNAMRNVVEDDYLQGLQYGLKAFLITGAIVMGLVFAEVFMQLIFRAMYLSKTNIKKYTKNKASDVD from the coding sequence TTGGATATAATCGTACAATTAATCGTTAGTTTTTTTGCAACAGCAGGTATCGCGATTATTTTTAATGTACCTCGAAAAACTTTGTTTCATTGTGGTTTTGTTGGCGTAGTTGGCTGGCTTATTTATTTTGTATTAACAGAACGTGGAATGGATGTTGTAAATGCATCTTTCTTCGGATCGTTTGTAGTTGCCATTGTTGCACACATGTATGCACGGCGTTTTAAAATGCCGATGATTATTTTTATTGTTGCTGGTATCATTCCGCTTGTGCCGGGGGGAATGGCCTACAACGCAATGCGGAACGTTGTAGAAGATGATTATTTACAAGGCTTGCAATATGGTCTAAAGGCGTTTTTAATTACTGGTGCGATTGTCATGGGGCTGGTATTTGCAGAGGTATTTATGCAGCTTATATTCCGTGCAATGTATTTGAGCAAAACGAACATTAAAAAGTATACAAAAAATAAAGCTAGTGATGTAGACTGA
- a CDS encoding ABC transporter ATP-binding protein, which yields MGFFQKPFGYEPILTKDDLKQVVKKKRGPRATDWKSTLGRLWKIVDEQRVLLIIVFLLVMASSILALLGPYLIGKMIDMYVMHGELEGLGSRIFLLIGIYALLAVSLFLQNYWMIGIAQQTIYRLRTSVFAHFQSLPISFFDRRQHGELMSRVTNDIEAVSSTLNSSFIQVVSSVLTLGGTLVIMLSLSPLLTVLTMTIIPIMFLAMRWITRRTAPLFKEQQAAIGALNGMIEETISGQRIVKAFSQEERVKAEFRDKSLRLKRTGFWAQTYSGYIPKVMNFLNNMSFTIVAGIGGILALYGHVTIGVIVIFTEYARQFTRPLNDLANQFNTVLSAIAGAERVFSLLDEQQEFELPASQRHVLKGNVAFQHVYFKYEQSEQAYTLKNVSFQVEPGQTVALVGATGAGKTTILQLIARFYEVTKGEVLFDGINVQRIEREALRSQMAFVLQDPFLFEATVRENIRYGRLDASDEEIEEAAQRANAHDFIMKLKDGYDTLLAADGSEISQGQKQLLSIARALIADPKILLLDEATSSIDTVTELAIQEALDTLMQGRTSFVIAHRLNTVYNADIVLVMQKGELVEAGPQQKLIASGGIYAQMLESSAHHL from the coding sequence ATGGGATTTTTCCAAAAACCTTTTGGCTATGAACCGATTTTGACGAAGGATGATTTAAAGCAGGTCGTGAAGAAAAAAAGGGGACCTCGTGCTACCGATTGGAAAAGTACGCTAGGGCGTTTATGGAAAATTGTCGATGAACAGCGTGTACTTTTAATTATTGTGTTTTTACTCGTTATGGCAAGCTCAATTTTGGCACTACTAGGTCCATATTTAATAGGAAAAATGATTGATATGTACGTGATGCACGGGGAACTTGAGGGATTGGGTAGTAGAATCTTTTTGCTAATAGGAATCTATGCGCTGTTAGCTGTATCATTATTTTTACAAAATTATTGGATGATTGGTATTGCTCAGCAAACAATCTACAGACTACGAACAAGTGTGTTTGCACATTTCCAAAGTCTTCCGATATCGTTTTTTGATCGGCGCCAACATGGGGAATTAATGAGCCGTGTGACAAATGATATAGAAGCAGTTAGTTCAACATTGAACAGCTCCTTTATCCAAGTTGTTTCAAGTGTGCTAACGCTCGGAGGTACGCTTGTCATTATGCTAAGTTTGAGTCCGCTATTGACTGTACTTACAATGACAATTATCCCAATCATGTTTTTAGCGATGCGTTGGATTACACGTCGGACAGCGCCGTTATTTAAAGAACAGCAAGCGGCGATAGGGGCGCTTAATGGAATGATTGAAGAGACCATTTCTGGGCAGCGAATTGTCAAGGCATTTTCACAGGAGGAACGTGTGAAAGCGGAGTTTCGTGACAAAAGTTTACGCTTAAAAAGAACAGGCTTTTGGGCACAAACGTATTCAGGCTATATCCCTAAGGTCATGAATTTTTTAAATAATATGAGCTTCACGATTGTTGCGGGAATTGGAGGGATCCTGGCACTTTACGGTCATGTGACGATTGGAGTAATTGTTATATTCACGGAGTATGCACGACAGTTTACTCGTCCATTAAATGATTTGGCCAATCAATTCAATACAGTACTTTCAGCGATTGCAGGTGCGGAACGTGTATTTTCTTTACTTGATGAACAACAGGAGTTCGAACTTCCTGCCTCACAAAGGCACGTGCTTAAAGGAAATGTAGCCTTCCAACATGTTTATTTTAAATATGAACAGTCAGAGCAAGCCTACACACTAAAGAATGTAAGTTTTCAAGTAGAACCAGGTCAAACTGTTGCACTGGTTGGTGCAACTGGTGCGGGGAAAACAACGATTCTCCAGCTTATTGCTAGGTTCTATGAAGTAACGAAGGGCGAGGTACTATTTGATGGTATAAACGTGCAACGGATTGAACGTGAAGCACTACGCTCGCAAATGGCCTTTGTGTTACAGGATCCGTTTTTATTTGAAGCAACGGTGCGAGAAAATATTCGCTATGGACGATTAGATGCTAGTGATGAAGAAATTGAAGAAGCGGCGCAACGTGCAAACGCACACGATTTTATAATGAAGCTAAAAGATGGCTACGACACACTTCTTGCGGCAGACGGAAGTGAAATCTCCCAAGGACAAAAGCAACTGCTATCTATTGCCCGAGCACTTATCGCAGATCCCAAAATCTTATTACTCGATGAGGCTACAAGTAGCATTGATACGGTTACTGAACTAGCTATTCAAGAAGCACTGGATACGTTGATGCAAGGTCGTACAAGCTTTGTAATTGCTCATCGATTAAATACTGTGTACAATGCTGATATTGTACTTGTGATGCAAAAAGGTGAGTTAGTTGAGGCGGGTCCACAACAGAAGTTGATTGCTTCTGGTGGGATTTACGCGCAAATGCTTGAATCGTCTGCCCATCATTTATAA
- a CDS encoding GNAT family N-acetyltransferase: MKISVITVSFPLDGETLNELRTLCEEATIHDYRVYETIMNIPLAGSFESKGFMVLAYDDDKDLLVGAASAIDLMGLYTYEWSLVVLPSYRRMGIGKALVEVLQAGLLERGAEGQLALVIDGSPYGHTFIENCCYTYSFSEATLETKAEPVVLQDEVIIAAYAGEQAELVSIYSEAFGDLPEESLELITFNTSNNGRNLWVAHKDGKVVGTVTTAEENEVQWVTALAVHPMYEGQGIGTALLSFTKNYASQIGAKHVMLDVEIENRKALSVYEKAGFMKAQQIDYYVKK; the protein is encoded by the coding sequence ATGAAAATTTCTGTAATTACAGTGTCTTTTCCGTTAGACGGCGAAACATTGAATGAATTAAGAACATTATGCGAAGAAGCAACAATACATGATTATCGAGTATACGAAACGATTATGAATATACCGTTAGCAGGCTCTTTTGAATCAAAAGGTTTTATGGTGCTAGCATATGACGATGACAAGGATTTATTAGTTGGTGCCGCAAGTGCTATTGATTTAATGGGTCTATATACGTATGAGTGGTCGCTAGTTGTTTTACCAAGTTATCGTCGAATGGGAATTGGTAAAGCTTTAGTAGAAGTTTTACAAGCTGGACTGTTAGAACGTGGCGCAGAAGGCCAATTGGCATTAGTCATTGATGGTTCACCTTATGGTCATACGTTTATTGAAAATTGTTGTTATACGTACAGTTTTTCAGAGGCAACGTTAGAAACTAAGGCAGAGCCAGTGGTACTACAAGATGAGGTCATTATAGCTGCTTATGCTGGAGAGCAAGCGGAGCTAGTTTCAATTTATAGTGAGGCTTTTGGTGATTTGCCGGAGGAATCACTAGAACTGATTACCTTTAATACATCTAATAATGGGCGTAATTTATGGGTGGCCCACAAAGATGGTAAGGTTGTTGGTACAGTGACAACAGCGGAGGAAAATGAAGTCCAATGGGTGACAGCGTTAGCCGTCCATCCAATGTATGAGGGACAAGGTATTGGTACAGCATTATTGTCATTTACGAAGAATTATGCTAGCCAAATTGGCGCAAAGCACGTCATGCTAGATGTTGAAATCGAAAACAGAAAGGCGCTTTCTGTTTATGAAAAGGCAGGCTTTATGAAAGCCCAGCAAATTGACTATTACGTAAAAAAATAA